In the Anastrepha obliqua isolate idAnaObli1 chromosome 1, idAnaObli1_1.0, whole genome shotgun sequence genome, one interval contains:
- the LOC129250858 gene encoding PAX3- and PAX7-binding protein 1, with translation MSLFRKPKKIQRRVFSSTLDDEDENAVDAIEADVDREQPVQINKKSKDGSSKKSSNKTDKVEEPKPKALLSFADDEEDTEVFQVRKSSNSKKLMRMLDRERRRKRKEERQNTQSFAEIGNSGGGGGSGFTGRQRERQQSHDRFENGKSTDVSNNNISHNLGSTTSSNKYKGTATLATTGEKAVGTASASAVEQCKSKKSDSIQTEIRTDDFVLVVKKSEPDVILNGRAAICAGRNDMSEEDEPEEEEDDRDSNHRFSKPEHLKQMLESGSIPDAAMIHAARKRRQKAREQGDFIPVEEPKAPVKKGSRLAREDVEGDNSDDEERMDMTIMTGKKEREERREQFYAVENNDYTDEDSDREMHEWENQQIRKGVTGAQLVSAQHDAVLSRFMIKPAATNALEYVAEEQSTSTLLEQAYAKSALQKTQQVLGGATKTKKEKGKAASMRTPMEIHDAILTRLTKLREVNEKHVSEIERIAKDLKVLKLEEMDCTQKAPTAAAKYRFYQELKCYAADLVDCLTEKTPIISDLEKRTLQIYSKHQHFLIERRRQDVRDQAKEMAEASKPAGSRRAPDSEEQIRRAAEREGRRTRRRCDREKNELLISHLDGMSSDDETSDRYQEQLQNNLDQIQKESEAIFNDVNDDFYKVELILMKLYAWRKTDINSYKDAFVSLCLPKILGPLVRFEMLFWSPLLEEYKDIEKLNWYSACMLYAWSQEETESSLRLDPDVNLVPTIIEKIVLPKVTDIVNQCWDPLSTTQTLRLIGFINRLGRDFPLKETSRQLQQLFEKILEKMKLALDNDVFIPIFPKQVQEAKTSFFQRQFCSGLKLFRNFLSWQGIVADKPLRELAIGSLLNRYLLLAMRVCTANDAISKAYIIVNTLPTVWLQPESETLQNLQLLIAYIKQTLDAFDAKNPLFIQTCDKAKQILQRLHSY, from the exons ATGTCACTATTTCGAAAGCCAAAGAAAATTCAAAGACGAGTGTTTTCGAGCACCTTAGACGATGAGGATGAAAATGCGGTGGATGCAATCGAAGCGGATGTTGATAGAGAGCAACCGGTGCAGATTAACAAGAAAAGCAAAGATGGGAGCAGCAAAAAGTCTAGTAATAAAACAGATAAAGTCGAGGAACCGAAACCAAAAGCGCTATTGAGTTTTGCAGACGATG AGGAAGATACGGAGGTATTTCAAGTACGCAAATCATCAAATAGTAAAAAACTTATGCGTATGTTGGACCGAGAACGGCGCAGAAAGCGAAAAGAGGAACGGCAAAACACACAGTCATTTGCAGAAATTGGTAATAGCGGTGGTGGTGGAGGTAGCGGCTTTACAGGCCGGCAACGAGAACGACAACAATCGCATGACCGCTTCGAAAATGGAAAATCTACCGATGTCAGCAACAATAATATTTCTCACAATTTAGGTTCAACAACATCTAGTAATAAATATAAGGGTACAGCCACTTTAGCAACCACTGGCGAAAAAGCAGTAGGCACAGCCTCAGCATCTGCTGTAGAACagtgtaaaagtaaaaaatctgaTAGTATCCAAACAGAAATACGCACAGACGACTTTGTG CTTGTTGTTAAAAAATCTGAACCCGATGTTATCCTTAATGGGCGTGCAGCAATATGTGCCGGTCGTAACGACATGTCCGAAGAAGATGAACCCGAAGAAGAGGAGGATGATCGAGATAGCAATCATCGTTTCTCTAAGCCTGAGCATTTGAAACAAATGTTAGAAAGTGGTTCTATACCGGACGCGGCAATGATACATGCAGCTCGAAAACGTCGACAAAAAGCCAGAGAGCAAG GCGATTTTATACCCGTCGAAGAACCGAAAGCGCCCGTGAAGAAGGGCAGTCGGTTGGCGCGTGAAGATGTGGAAGGTGATAATTCGGATGATGAGGAGAGAATGGACATGACAATCATGACTGGCAAGAAGGAACGTGAAGAACGGCGTGAACAATTTTACGCCGTGGAAAACAACGATT ATACCGATGAGGATTCCGATCGCGAAATGCATGAATGGGAAAATCAACAAATACGAAAAGGTGTTACCGGCGCACAACTGGTGAGTGCCCAACATGATGCGGTACTCTCCCGGTTTATGATAAAACCTGCTGCTACCAATGCATTGGAATATGTGGCAGAGGAACAATCAACATCGACACTACTAGAGCAGGCGTATGCTAAGAGCGCATTACAGAAGACACAACAAGTATTGGGTGGAGCAACCAAGACGAAAAAGGAGAAGGGAAAAGCGGCATCAATGCGCACACCGATGGAAATACATGATGCCATACTAACGCG TTTGACAAAGTTGCGAGAAGTTAACGAAAAGCACGTGTCTGAAATCGAACGCATAGCCAAAGATTTAAAGGTATTGAAACTTGAGGAAATGGATTGCACTCAAAAGGCACCAACAGCGGCGGCAAAGTATCGTTTTTACCAGGAGCTTAAATGCTATGCTGCCGATTTGGTGGACTGTTTGACTGAAAAG ACTCCGATAATCAGTGATTTAGAGAAACGCACCTtacaaatatattcaaaacatCAACATTTCCTCATCGAACGCCGCCGTCAAGACGTACGCGATCAAGCTAAGGAAATGGCTGAAGCTTCAA AACCTGCCGGTTCACGTCGTGCGCCCGATTCAGAGGAACAGATACGGCGTGCTGCAGAGCGTGAAGGTAGACGTACTCGCCGCCGTTGTGATCGCGAGAAAAATGAGTTGCTTATTTCGCATTTAGATGGCATGTCCAGCGATGATGAGACCTCAGATCGCTACCAAGAGCAGTTGCAAAACAATTTAG ACCAAATCCAAAAAGAATCTGAAGCTATATTCAACGATGTAAACGATGACTTTTATAAAGTCGAACTAATCTTAATGAAATTGTATGCTTGGCGCAAAACCGACATCAACTCCTACAAAGACGCATTTGTTAGTTTGTGTTTGCCTAAG ATCCTGGGTCCTCTTGTGCGTTTTGAAATGCTGTTCTGGTCGCCGCTGCTGGAAGAGTACAAAGATATAGAAAAATTGAATTGGTACTCAGCCTGTATGCTTTATGCTTGGAGTCAGGAGGAGACCGAGTCGTCTTTAAGACTTGACCCCGATGTTAATTTGGTGCCGACAATTATTGAGAAAATTGTTTTGCCTAAAGTAACTG ATATTGTCAATCAATGTTGGGATCCACTATCAACAACACAAACATTGCGTTTAATCGGTTTTATAAATCGTTTAGGACGTGATTTTCCCCTTAAAGAAACATCAAGACAGTTGCAGCAATTGTTTGagaagattttagaaaaaatgaagTTGGCTTTGGATAACGATGTCTTTATACCAATTTTTCCCAAGCA AGTGCAAGAGGCAAAGACTTCGTTCTTTCAGCGTCAATTTTGCAGTGGTCTCAAACTGTTTAGAAATTTTCTAAGCTGGCAGGGTATTGTTGCTGATAAACCTTTGCGTGAATTAGCAATAGGTTCATTGTTGAACCGCTATCTACTGCTCGCTATGAGA GTTTGCACAGCCAATGATGCGATAAGTAAGGCTTATATAATTGTTAATACATTGCCAACAGTGTGGCTACAACCAGAATCGGAAACATTGCAGAATCTCCAACTACTAATTGCCTACATAAAGCAGACTTTGGATGCCTTTGATGCAAAGAATCCACTttttat CCAAACCTGCGATAAAGCAAAGCAAATTCTGCAACGATTACATAGCTATTAA
- the LOC129253141 gene encoding arrestin domain-containing protein 17 has product MGLKGCEIQLDNPWNTYYAGQTINGEVKLTFDSTKKVRGIIIKFIGEANTEWSETKTVTTSEGKTEQEEEKLRGHEEYFQIQYYLLGGKNSSETELPAGTHTYPFTCALPPTLPSSFEGEFGHVRYTIKVTLDRPWKFDQDMKMAFTVISPVDLNVNPRVKEPYKLELEKSFCCFCCRSGPLSVVTTVPVTGYVSGQTIPITCECDNASNVGITSVKFILRKRVTFQVNQPRADKKQSKITIAELGIGPVAGGETRTFTQQLEIPALPPTNLLNCGIISLDYDLHIECDVSGPHRNLSGNIPIILGTIPLASFKPPAPYTDVPAQIPPQQQDQDPSLAPTQPVSPASPPSDGAGGALGWNVADSAGGQLYPNIPPPQFVETQFRAPKITGNEDSEHTTVVGDANFAPRYPTFQFNNATAPPHH; this is encoded by the exons atgggACTGAAAGGTTGTGAAATTCAATTAGACAACCCATGGAATACATATTATGCTGGTCAAACAATTAACGGAGAGGTGAAATTGACTTTCGATTCAACGAAAAAAGTGCGAG gtatCATAATAAAGTTTATAGGTGAAGCCAATACAGAATGGTCCGAGACAAAAACTGTAACCACTAGCGAAGGAAAGACTGAACAGGAAGAGGAAAAATTGCGCGGCCATGAAGAGTATTTTCAAATACAGTACTATCTTCTGGGCGGAAAGAATA GTTCTGAGACTGAGCTTCCAGCCGGCACGCACACTTATCCATTCACATGTGCATTGCCGCCCACACTACCTTCATCGTTTGAGGGCGAATTCGGCCATGTTCGTTACACCATTAAGGTAACCTTGGACAGGCCATGGAAATTTGATCAGGATATGAAAATGGCATTTACTGTTATTTCACCAGTTGATCTAAACGTAAATCCACGTGTAAAG GAACCCTATAAGCTTGAGTTGGAGAagagtttttgttgcttttgctgtCGCTCAGGTCCATTGTCGGTAGTTACCACAGTACCAGTAACTGGCTACGTCTCGGGCCAAACAATACCAATTACTTGTGAATGTGACAATGCCAGCAATGTTGGCATCACATCGGTTAAGTTTATTTTGCGTAAACGCGTCACATTCCAAGTCAATCAACCGCGTGCGGATAAGAAGCAAAGTAAAATTACAATCGCCGAATTAGGTATTGGCCCCGTTGCAGGTGGTGAGACACGCACTTTTACGCAACAATTGGAAATACCAGCACTGCCTCCAACAAATTTGCTCAATTGCGGTATTATTTCGTTGGATTATGACTTGCAT ATTGAGTGTGATGTTAGCGGTCCACATCGTAATTTATCTGGCAATATACCCATAATATTGGGCACAATTCCATTGGCATCATTCAAGCCACCAGCACCATACACGGATGTGCCAGCACAAATACCACCACAGCAGCAAGATCAAGATCCATCACTAGCACCCACGCAACCGGTTAGTCCAGCGAGTCCACCAAGCGATGGTGCGGGTGGTGCGCTGGGTTGGAACGTAGCAGATAGCGCTGGTGGGCAACTGTATCCAAATATAC CGCCTCCGCAATTTGTTGAGACACAGTTTCGTGCGCCTAAAATAACTGGCAACGAAGATTCCGAGCATACAACGGTTGTGGGTGATGCTAACTTTGCGCCACGTTATCCAACTTTCCAATTCAATAATGCGACTGCACCGCCACATCATTAA